In the genome of Solibacillus silvestris, one region contains:
- a CDS encoding glycine cleavage system protein H, translated as MSTPKELRYSKEHEWVKIEDGKATIGITDFAQSELGDIVFVELPEVGDEISKDQPFGSVESVKTVSELYAPLSGKVVAINEELLDNPEYVNESPYGNAWMVTVELTSEAEVEELLDADAYTALIEQ; from the coding sequence ATGAGCACACCAAAAGAATTACGTTATTCAAAAGAGCATGAGTGGGTAAAAATTGAAGACGGTAAGGCAACAATCGGTATTACGGATTTCGCACAATCTGAATTAGGTGATATCGTATTCGTAGAATTACCTGAAGTAGGCGATGAGATTTCAAAGGATCAGCCATTCGGTAGTGTAGAGTCTGTAAAAACAGTTTCTGAACTATATGCACCACTTTCTGGTAAAGTAGTTGCAATCAACGAAGAATTACTGGACAACCCAGAATACGTTAATGAATCTCCATACGGAAATGCATGGATGGTTACTGTTGAGTTAACAAGTGAAGCGGAAGTTGAAGAATTATTAGACGCAGATGCTTACACTGCATTAATCGAACAATAA
- a CDS encoding methionine ABC transporter substrate-binding protein — translation MKKLLSSVILGASVLALAACGGEDEKLVVGASNTPHAVILEKVKPILEEQGIELEIETYTDYVLPNQDLDNGDLDANYFQHIPYFEAQKADFDYDFANAGGIHIEPIGIYSKKYSSLEELPEGATILLSNSVADHGRMLSLLEAQGLITLAEGIDKTKAEIKDIVDNPKNFEFDANTAAELLVQMYENEEGDAVLINSNFAIDNGINPLEDSIAIESSESPYVNIIAVKSGDEDSKEIKALVDALRSKEVQDFIIEEWGGSVVPVSGE, via the coding sequence ATGAAAAAGTTATTATCAAGCGTTATTTTAGGAGCTTCAGTACTTGCATTAGCAGCATGTGGAGGAGAAGATGAAAAATTAGTAGTTGGTGCATCGAATACACCACACGCAGTTATCCTTGAAAAAGTTAAACCGATATTAGAGGAACAAGGTATTGAGCTTGAAATCGAAACTTATACAGATTATGTACTTCCAAACCAAGATTTAGATAACGGTGATCTAGATGCGAACTACTTCCAGCACATTCCATACTTCGAAGCACAAAAAGCAGATTTCGATTATGACTTTGCAAATGCTGGCGGTATTCACATCGAGCCAATCGGTATTTACTCAAAAAAATATTCATCTTTAGAAGAACTTCCTGAAGGTGCAACGATTTTACTTTCTAACTCAGTGGCAGACCATGGACGTATGCTTTCATTACTTGAAGCACAAGGTTTAATTACATTAGCAGAAGGTATTGATAAAACAAAAGCAGAAATAAAAGACATCGTAGATAATCCGAAAAACTTCGAATTCGATGCAAACACTGCGGCTGAATTATTAGTGCAAATGTACGAAAATGAAGAAGGGGATGCGGTATTGATCAACTCAAACTTCGCAATCGATAACGGCATTAACCCATTGGAAGATTCAATCGCAATCGAGTCTAGTGAATCACCTTATGTAAATATCATTGCAGTAAAATCTGGCGATGAAGATTCAAAAGAAATTAAAGCATTAGTAGATGCATTACGCTCGAAAGAAGTTCAAGACTTTATCATTGAAGAGTGGGGCGGCTCTGTAGTACCAGTTTCAGGCGAATAA
- a CDS encoding LysR family transcriptional regulator — MELRQLRYFVEVAEREHISEAAEHLHVAQSAISRQIANLEEELGTPLFERIGRNVKLTPVGKIFLEHCITALKGIDFAAKQVEEYLDPAKGTIKIGFPTSLASYVLPTVISAFKKEYPEISFHLRQGSYKYLIDAVKNRELNLALLGPLPPKDEAINTTVLFSENIHALLPATHPLAKKESINLVDLRHDQFVLFPEGYILNKVAVDACRSVGFMPNITTEGEDMDALKGLVAAGIGVTLLPESSLYDSTPRMTVKVPITIPNIRRTVGIIAPTSRDLAPSEQVFVDFISNFYSRLTRFQ, encoded by the coding sequence GTGGAATTAAGACAGTTACGTTACTTTGTAGAGGTGGCAGAACGCGAGCATATTTCTGAAGCTGCGGAGCATTTACACGTTGCCCAGTCTGCAATCAGCCGACAAATTGCCAACTTGGAAGAAGAACTTGGAACACCGCTTTTTGAACGAATCGGGCGTAACGTAAAGTTGACGCCAGTTGGGAAGATTTTTTTGGAACATTGTATTACCGCACTCAAGGGAATTGATTTTGCTGCAAAGCAGGTAGAAGAATATTTAGACCCGGCAAAAGGTACAATTAAAATAGGTTTCCCTACAAGTTTGGCAAGCTATGTATTGCCGACCGTCATTTCTGCATTTAAAAAAGAATACCCGGAAATTTCTTTCCATCTACGCCAAGGGTCCTATAAATATTTGATCGATGCGGTCAAAAATCGCGAGCTGAATTTAGCTTTGCTTGGACCATTACCACCAAAAGACGAAGCAATCAATACAACAGTGCTATTTAGCGAAAACATCCATGCTTTGTTGCCCGCAACACACCCACTAGCGAAAAAAGAATCGATTAACCTTGTTGATTTGCGTCATGATCAATTTGTACTCTTTCCTGAAGGTTATATTTTAAACAAAGTTGCCGTTGATGCATGCCGCTCTGTAGGCTTTATGCCGAATATCACTACCGAGGGAGAAGATATGGATGCATTAAAAGGGCTTGTGGCTGCAGGAATAGGTGTGACACTTTTACCGGAAAGTTCACTCTATGATTCAACACCGCGCATGACCGTCAAAGTGCCGATCACCATACCTAATATAAGACGTACAGTTGGCATTATTGCACCAACATCAAGAGATCTTGCCCCATCCGAACAAGTATTTGTCGACTTTATATCAAATTTTTATTCACGATTAACACGATTCCAATAA
- a CDS encoding acyl-CoA dehydrogenase, with amino-acid sequence MAQTTNSIIKGGGFLIEDVEINRVITPEDFTDEQKMIAQTTQEYVTNEVLPVVENLEHHEFEHSVRLLKTAGDLGLLAADVPEEYEGLGLDKISSALIAEKMSPAGGFSITHGAHVGIGSLPIVLFGNHEQKTKYLPKLASGALIAAYALTEPGSGSDALGAKTTAKLNEAGTHYVLNGEKQWITNAGFADVFVVYAKIDGDKFTAFIVERSFPGVSVGPEEKKMGIKSSSTRTLILEDAEVPVENLLGEVGRGHIIAFNILNIGRYKLGVGTVGASKRAFELAVAYTNQRQQFKTKLSDFNLTKEKIASMASHIYASESLNYRTVGYFEDRLSQLSDEEQKDGKSVAAAIAEYAIECSIAKVFGSETLDFVADEAVQLHGGYGFMAEYEVERIYRDSRINRIFEGTNEINRMIVPGTFMKKALKGELPLLQVAQELQNELLMLMPEEIGQGALEQEKYLVKNAKKIAVLAAGAAAQRYGAKLDAEQELLVNIANIANQLYAMESAVIRTQKAIERDGEEKAAQKILYTQIFCQEAFAEIEKEAKETLIASVEGDDARMILSALRKLTRNNPYNLIPKKREASVKLIEAEKYVV; translated from the coding sequence ATGGCACAAACAACAAACAGCATTATTAAAGGTGGCGGCTTTTTAATCGAGGACGTGGAAATTAACCGAGTAATTACACCGGAAGATTTCACAGATGAACAAAAAATGATTGCTCAAACAACTCAGGAATATGTAACAAACGAAGTATTGCCGGTAGTTGAAAACTTAGAGCACCATGAGTTCGAGCACTCGGTACGTCTATTAAAAACAGCAGGTGATTTAGGTTTACTAGCAGCTGACGTGCCGGAAGAGTACGAAGGCTTAGGCTTAGACAAAATTTCTTCTGCATTAATCGCTGAAAAAATGTCACCTGCTGGTGGTTTCTCAATCACACACGGTGCGCATGTAGGGATCGGTTCATTACCAATCGTATTATTCGGTAACCATGAGCAAAAAACGAAGTATTTACCGAAGTTAGCTTCAGGTGCCTTAATCGCAGCATACGCTTTAACAGAGCCAGGTTCAGGTTCGGATGCATTAGGCGCAAAAACAACTGCTAAATTAAATGAAGCGGGTACACATTACGTATTAAATGGTGAAAAACAATGGATTACTAATGCAGGCTTTGCAGATGTATTCGTTGTATACGCAAAAATTGATGGCGATAAATTTACTGCATTCATCGTTGAGCGTTCATTCCCAGGAGTTTCTGTAGGTCCGGAAGAGAAGAAAATGGGGATTAAATCATCTTCTACTCGTACATTAATTTTAGAAGATGCAGAAGTTCCTGTAGAAAACTTATTAGGTGAAGTAGGCCGCGGTCATATTATCGCATTCAACATTTTAAATATCGGGCGTTATAAATTAGGAGTAGGTACTGTAGGTGCATCAAAACGTGCATTTGAATTAGCGGTTGCTTATACGAACCAACGCCAACAGTTCAAAACGAAATTATCAGATTTCAACCTAACGAAAGAAAAGATCGCATCAATGGCTTCTCACATTTATGCATCTGAATCTTTAAACTATCGTACAGTTGGTTATTTCGAAGACCGTTTAAGCCAGTTATCTGATGAAGAGCAAAAAGACGGAAAATCAGTTGCAGCAGCAATCGCTGAATATGCTATTGAGTGCTCGATCGCAAAAGTATTCGGTTCTGAAACATTGGATTTCGTAGCGGATGAAGCGGTTCAGTTACACGGTGGTTACGGCTTTATGGCTGAGTACGAAGTAGAACGCATTTACCGCGACTCTCGTATTAACCGTATTTTCGAAGGTACAAACGAAATTAACCGTATGATCGTACCGGGCACATTTATGAAAAAAGCATTAAAAGGTGAATTACCACTATTACAAGTAGCACAAGAACTGCAAAACGAGCTATTAATGCTTATGCCTGAAGAAATCGGCCAAGGTGCTTTAGAGCAAGAGAAATATTTAGTGAAAAATGCGAAGAAGATTGCAGTACTTGCAGCAGGTGCAGCAGCACAACGCTACGGTGCAAAACTGGATGCCGAGCAGGAGCTGTTAGTGAACATCGCGAACATTGCGAACCAATTATACGCAATGGAATCTGCAGTAATCCGTACACAAAAAGCAATCGAGCGTGACGGAGAAGAAAAAGCAGCACAAAAAATCCTTTACACTCAAATTTTCTGTCAGGAAGCATTCGCAGAAATCGAAAAAGAAGCAAAAGAAACATTGATCGCTTCAGTTGAAGGTGACGATGCACGTATGATTTTATCGGCTTTACGTAAATTAACGCGCAACAACCCTTACAACTTAATTCCGAAAAAACGTGAAGCTTCAGTGAAATTAATCGAAGCAGAAAAGTATGTAGTTTAA
- a CDS encoding glutamate synthase subunit alpha, with the protein MSFHQLPEAQGLYNPEFEHDACGIGMYANIKGIPSHQIVKKGLEMLCRLEHRAGRGGDGKTGDGAGLLVQIPHAFFQQNCAELNLPEMGEYGVGQIFFTENENERQKIEEKMNELIGQENQQLIGWRTAPTNKENLSDIAKSTAPVVRQVFIRSNENDNKAFERKLYVIRKQLEHWATEQQYELYIPSLSSQTIVFKGLLSPEEVSEFYVDLQDKSFVSALALVHSRYSTNTFPSWKRAHPNRYIIHNGEINTLRGNINWMRAREQQFVSEAFGEDLEKLLPIIDTTGSDSSMLDNAFEFFVLAGRSPAETAMMMIPEPWTENPRIDEDRKAFYQYHASLMEPWDGPTAICFTDGKQIGAILDRNGLRPGRLYVTKDDHVIFSSETGVVDYAEEDILYKDRLSPSRMLLIDLEQGKIISDAELKSEVAAEKPYAAWLEENMIKLESKSEQLPEINELTLRQKIHGYTFEDVQKYIVPLANEGKDPLGSMGNDTPLAVLSDRPQSLFNYFKQLFAQVTNPPIDSIREHVVTSTMTLLGAEGDLLQPNAQNARRLLLKTPVLTTAEYEQIVNNNEEHFEVAEISLKFTENLESELNRIKTEAEAAIFGGKTIIVLSDYMDDAKQLTMPILLAASTIHQYLVRIGLRTKASIIVNSAEVREVHHFVALIGFGVDAIHPYLAYATIHEAIENGHLSVPFEKAIQKFRKGAADGVVKVMSKMGISTVQSYRGAQVFEAVGISKEVIDEYFTGTASQIDGIDLQTIGEEAKRRHEEAMQSMSAQLQSGSDFQWRADGEHHAFNPKTIHTLQWATRKNDFGLYRMYAEMANEERIGFLRNLFDFKKNERRIPMEEIESVDSIVKRFKSGAMSFGSLSKEAHETLAVAMNRLGARSNSGEGGEDPARFTIEPNGDNKRSAIKQIASGRFGVKSHYLVNADELQIKMAQGAKPGEGGQLPGNKVYPWVADVRGSTPGVGLISPPPHHDIYSIEDMAQLIHDLKNANRHARISVKLVAKAGVGTIAAGVAKGAADVIVISGYDGGTGASPKTSIKHTGLPWELGLAEAHQTLMLNGLRDRVTLETDGKLMTGKDVVMAALLGAEEFGFATAPLIVLGCVMMRACHLDTCPVGVATQNPELRAKFMGSADHVVNYMRFVAEEMREYMSILGFRTVEEMVGRTDVLQISDRTAKHWKASQLDLTALLHQIQGTRTKQHQQNHNIEGSFDLQELLPQVSKAIEGNERIELNYSIKNTDRVMGTIVGSEISRKYGEAGLPDNTINLTFTGHAGQSFGAFIPRGMSMRVVGDVNDYFGKGLSGGKVTAIAPIKGEQEQNVIAGNVCLYGATSGKAFINGRAGHRFGVRNSGAEIVVEGIGDHGCEYMTGGKIVILGDVGQNFGAGMSGGIGYILPSDGEKFKAQCNTEMIHFEKLTDPAEIESVRQLIIQHLEETDSSYALDVLAKWEQFVPKFVKVVPTDYKIMVDKINHYTATGSTKDDAAMQAFTEVTTSQKKLVSTK; encoded by the coding sequence ATGAGTTTTCATCAGTTACCAGAAGCGCAAGGGTTATATAATCCTGAATTTGAACATGACGCATGCGGAATTGGCATGTATGCAAATATAAAAGGAATACCTTCACATCAGATTGTAAAAAAAGGGCTAGAAATGTTATGTCGTTTAGAACACCGTGCTGGACGTGGCGGAGATGGCAAGACAGGTGATGGAGCAGGGCTGTTAGTTCAAATCCCACATGCTTTCTTTCAACAAAACTGCGCGGAACTTAATTTACCTGAAATGGGTGAATATGGTGTAGGACAAATTTTTTTCACGGAAAATGAAAACGAACGCCAAAAAATTGAAGAAAAGATGAATGAATTAATTGGACAGGAAAATCAGCAACTGATCGGCTGGCGAACTGCTCCGACAAATAAAGAAAATTTAAGTGATATTGCTAAATCAACTGCCCCTGTTGTTCGCCAAGTATTTATTCGTTCTAACGAAAACGACAATAAGGCGTTCGAACGAAAACTGTATGTCATTCGCAAACAGCTCGAACATTGGGCGACAGAGCAGCAGTACGAATTGTATATTCCAAGTCTTTCAAGTCAGACGATTGTATTTAAAGGATTGCTTTCACCAGAAGAAGTAAGTGAATTTTATGTGGATCTGCAGGACAAAAGCTTCGTATCCGCATTGGCACTCGTGCATTCACGTTACTCGACGAATACATTCCCATCTTGGAAACGGGCCCATCCGAATCGCTATATTATCCATAATGGGGAGATTAACACATTGCGTGGCAATATTAACTGGATGCGTGCACGTGAGCAACAGTTCGTATCTGAAGCGTTTGGAGAGGACCTTGAAAAACTTTTACCGATAATCGATACAACGGGATCTGATTCTTCAATGCTTGATAACGCATTTGAATTTTTTGTATTGGCTGGACGTTCACCGGCTGAGACAGCGATGATGATGATTCCGGAACCGTGGACAGAAAATCCGCGCATTGATGAAGACCGTAAAGCGTTTTATCAATATCATGCAAGTTTGATGGAACCGTGGGATGGACCGACTGCTATTTGCTTCACGGACGGCAAACAGATTGGGGCCATTTTAGACCGTAACGGCTTGCGTCCAGGAAGACTTTATGTGACGAAAGACGATCATGTTATTTTCTCTTCCGAAACTGGGGTTGTCGATTATGCTGAAGAAGACATTCTTTATAAAGATCGATTAAGTCCAAGTCGTATGCTGTTGATTGATTTAGAGCAGGGGAAAATTATTTCGGATGCGGAGCTGAAATCCGAAGTTGCAGCAGAAAAACCTTATGCAGCATGGCTGGAAGAGAATATGATCAAACTTGAATCGAAGAGTGAGCAGTTACCTGAAATAAATGAGCTGACATTACGCCAGAAAATTCACGGCTATACATTTGAGGATGTACAAAAATATATTGTACCTCTTGCAAATGAAGGAAAAGATCCGCTTGGCTCGATGGGGAACGATACCCCATTAGCTGTTCTTTCAGATAGACCACAATCATTATTTAATTACTTTAAGCAGCTGTTTGCACAAGTGACAAACCCGCCGATTGATTCTATTCGCGAACATGTCGTAACATCGACAATGACGTTGCTTGGAGCGGAAGGTGATTTATTACAGCCGAATGCGCAAAATGCACGTCGCCTCCTGCTGAAAACGCCGGTGTTAACGACTGCAGAATATGAGCAGATTGTAAATAATAACGAAGAACATTTTGAAGTAGCGGAAATCTCGTTAAAATTTACCGAAAATTTAGAAAGTGAACTTAACCGAATCAAAACGGAAGCGGAAGCTGCTATTTTTGGAGGCAAGACAATTATTGTACTGTCTGACTATATGGATGATGCTAAGCAGTTAACAATGCCCATTCTTCTAGCAGCGAGTACAATCCATCAATATTTAGTGCGAATCGGTCTACGTACGAAGGCGAGCATTATTGTGAACAGTGCGGAAGTTCGGGAAGTTCATCATTTTGTTGCATTGATCGGCTTCGGTGTTGACGCCATCCACCCGTACTTAGCATATGCAACAATTCATGAGGCAATTGAAAATGGTCATTTATCTGTACCGTTTGAAAAAGCGATTCAAAAATTCCGAAAAGGTGCAGCGGATGGTGTCGTTAAAGTAATGTCGAAGATGGGAATTTCAACAGTTCAATCTTATCGCGGTGCCCAAGTGTTCGAGGCAGTCGGGATTTCAAAAGAAGTGATCGACGAGTATTTCACAGGTACGGCTTCACAAATTGACGGCATTGACTTACAGACAATCGGAGAAGAAGCAAAACGCCGCCATGAGGAAGCGATGCAATCGATGTCAGCCCAACTGCAATCAGGTTCGGATTTCCAATGGCGTGCGGACGGAGAGCATCATGCGTTTAATCCGAAAACTATCCATACACTCCAATGGGCGACTCGTAAAAATGATTTTGGATTGTACCGGATGTATGCAGAAATGGCTAATGAAGAACGAATTGGATTTTTACGTAATCTATTCGACTTTAAAAAGAATGAACGCCGAATCCCTATGGAAGAAATTGAATCAGTGGATTCCATCGTAAAACGATTTAAATCAGGGGCTATGTCATTTGGTTCGTTATCGAAAGAAGCGCATGAAACATTGGCGGTAGCGATGAACCGTCTAGGTGCACGTTCAAATTCAGGTGAAGGTGGGGAAGATCCGGCCCGCTTTACAATCGAACCAAATGGTGATAACAAGCGCAGTGCAATAAAACAAATTGCATCAGGACGATTTGGTGTGAAATCGCATTATTTAGTGAATGCCGATGAGCTGCAAATTAAAATGGCGCAAGGTGCGAAACCAGGGGAAGGCGGGCAACTGCCTGGCAATAAAGTTTATCCTTGGGTAGCAGATGTGCGCGGTTCCACTCCTGGGGTTGGTTTAATATCACCACCGCCGCATCACGACATTTACTCAATCGAGGATATGGCTCAGTTAATTCATGATTTAAAAAATGCAAACCGTCATGCAAGAATTTCTGTGAAACTCGTAGCAAAAGCGGGTGTTGGTACAATTGCTGCAGGTGTTGCAAAAGGTGCAGCGGACGTCATCGTCATTTCTGGCTATGACGGAGGTACAGGGGCATCGCCGAAAACATCGATTAAGCATACGGGCTTACCGTGGGAGCTTGGTTTAGCGGAAGCGCATCAAACATTGATGCTCAATGGACTTCGAGACCGAGTGACATTGGAAACGGATGGCAAGCTAATGACGGGAAAAGATGTCGTGATGGCAGCACTTTTAGGGGCAGAGGAATTCGGTTTTGCGACTGCACCGTTAATCGTATTAGGCTGTGTCATGATGCGTGCCTGTCATCTGGATACTTGTCCGGTAGGTGTAGCAACGCAAAACCCGGAACTCCGTGCGAAATTTATGGGATCAGCTGATCATGTCGTCAATTATATGCGTTTTGTCGCTGAAGAAATGCGCGAATATATGAGTATTCTAGGATTCCGTACTGTGGAAGAGATGGTAGGTCGTACAGATGTTTTGCAAATTTCAGATCGCACAGCAAAACATTGGAAAGCAAGCCAGCTCGATTTAACGGCACTGCTTCATCAAATCCAAGGAACACGCACTAAACAGCATCAGCAAAATCATAATATTGAGGGAAGTTTTGATTTACAAGAGTTATTACCGCAAGTTTCAAAGGCAATCGAAGGAAACGAGCGAATCGAGTTAAATTATTCGATTAAAAATACAGACCGAGTAATGGGAACGATTGTCGGCAGTGAAATTTCCCGCAAATACGGTGAAGCAGGTCTGCCGGATAACACAATTAACTTAACGTTTACAGGCCATGCTGGTCAAAGTTTTGGCGCCTTTATCCCAAGAGGAATGTCGATGCGTGTAGTTGGGGATGTCAATGATTACTTCGGTAAAGGATTGTCAGGAGGAAAAGTGACAGCGATTGCACCGATTAAAGGCGAACAGGAGCAAAACGTTATCGCCGGAAATGTTTGTTTATATGGAGCAACGAGCGGTAAGGCATTTATTAATGGGCGTGCTGGCCATCGATTCGGTGTTCGTAATTCAGGTGCTGAAATCGTTGTTGAAGGAATTGGGGATCACGGATGTGAGTATATGACAGGCGGTAAAATCGTTATATTAGGGGATGTCGGTCAAAACTTTGGTGCCGGAATGTCTGGTGGTATCGGCTATATTCTACCGAGTGATGGGGAAAAGTTCAAAGCGCAGTGCAATACGGAAATGATTCACTTTGAAAAACTGACAGACCCTGCGGAAATTGAATCTGTCCGCCAATTAATTATTCAGCATTTGGAAGAAACGGATAGTTCCTACGCATTGGACGTTTTAGCAAAGTGGGAGCAGTTTGTTCCAAAATTCGTTAAAGTTGTGCCAACAGATTATAAAATTATGGTTGATAAAATAAACCACTACACTGCAACTGGTTCTACAAAAGACGATGCAGCAATGCAGGCATTTACGGAAGTGACGACTAGTCAGAAAAAGCTTGTGAGCACAAAATAA
- a CDS encoding methionine ABC transporter permease, translating into MFNQLFPNVDWGKMLEATYETIYMTAVATVITFILGLLIGIVLFLTSDNQLWANKIVHFLTGSFVNIFRSIPFIVLIILLIPFTKFLLGTIRGANAALPALIIGAAPFYARMVLIALREIDKGVIEAARSMGAKTSTIIWKVLIPESLPALISGITVTAVALVGYTAMAGIIGAGGLGNLAFLDGFQRNRTDVTLMATVLILVVVFIIQYIGDFITARVDKR; encoded by the coding sequence ATGTTTAATCAATTATTTCCGAACGTAGATTGGGGTAAAATGCTCGAAGCAACATATGAAACAATTTATATGACGGCTGTTGCGACAGTCATCACATTTATACTAGGACTTCTAATTGGTATTGTCTTATTTTTAACGAGCGACAATCAATTATGGGCAAATAAAATTGTACACTTTTTGACAGGGTCATTCGTGAATATTTTCCGCTCGATTCCATTTATCGTCTTGATTATTTTATTAATTCCATTTACGAAGTTTTTACTTGGAACAATCCGAGGTGCCAATGCAGCATTACCTGCGCTTATTATCGGTGCAGCACCGTTTTATGCGCGCATGGTGTTAATTGCATTAAGAGAGATTGATAAAGGTGTTATAGAAGCGGCTCGCTCAATGGGAGCGAAAACTTCTACGATTATTTGGAAAGTGCTGATTCCGGAAAGCTTACCGGCATTAATTTCAGGTATTACTGTTACAGCTGTCGCTTTAGTAGGGTATACAGCAATGGCCGGCATCATTGGTGCGGGTGGTTTAGGAAACCTGGCATTCCTTGATGGTTTCCAGCGTAACCGAACAGATGTGACTTTAATGGCAACCGTATTGATTTTAGTTGTCGTATTCATCATCCAATATATTGGGGATTTCATCACAGCAAGAGTGGACAAACGATAG
- a CDS encoding methionine ABC transporter ATP-binding protein, whose amino-acid sequence MIDIQNITKVYNTKNGKLTAVDNVSLSINKGEIYGIIGYSGAGKSTMIRLLNGLEKPTTGSVIVGGQDIAKASGAKLREARQKISMIFQHFNLLWSRTVEENIAFPLEIAGVSKADREKRVEELIELVGLKGRGKAYPSQLSGGQKQRVGIARALANNPEVLLCDEATSALDPETTDSILELLLDINKNIGLTIVLITHEMHVIRKICNRVAVMEAGKVVEQGDVLQVFQHPQAPITKNFVSQASGETQETQASLEQILANYPEGKIAKLTFAAATTEQPVISQMIKQFDVVVNIVHGKISNTTGGSFGTLFIHIDGEPKAVAEALSFLAKQEIQAEVIEHV is encoded by the coding sequence ATGATTGATATACAAAATATTACAAAAGTGTATAACACGAAAAATGGTAAGCTTACGGCAGTTGATAATGTAAGCCTATCGATCAACAAAGGAGAAATATACGGTATTATCGGCTACAGTGGTGCCGGTAAAAGTACAATGATTCGCCTATTGAACGGTTTGGAAAAGCCAACGACAGGTTCTGTCATTGTAGGTGGTCAGGATATTGCAAAAGCTTCCGGGGCTAAATTACGAGAAGCACGTCAAAAAATAAGTATGATTTTCCAGCACTTCAATTTACTTTGGTCACGTACCGTTGAAGAAAACATCGCATTTCCACTTGAAATAGCAGGTGTTTCAAAAGCTGATCGTGAAAAACGAGTAGAAGAGTTAATTGAACTTGTTGGTTTAAAAGGAAGAGGGAAAGCGTATCCTTCTCAACTTTCAGGCGGTCAAAAGCAGCGTGTTGGCATTGCCCGTGCGTTGGCAAACAATCCGGAAGTGCTTTTATGTGATGAAGCGACTTCAGCACTTGATCCTGAAACAACGGATTCAATTTTGGAATTGTTGCTTGATATTAATAAAAACATCGGACTTACAATTGTACTCATTACACATGAAATGCATGTTATCCGTAAAATCTGTAACAGAGTAGCTGTTATGGAAGCCGGAAAAGTAGTGGAACAGGGAGATGTATTACAAGTGTTCCAACATCCGCAAGCACCGATTACGAAAAACTTCGTGTCGCAAGCTTCTGGTGAAACACAGGAAACGCAAGCATCACTGGAACAGATTTTAGCCAATTATCCAGAAGGCAAAATCGCTAAATTAACATTTGCAGCGGCAACGACAGAACAGCCTGTCATCTCACAAATGATTAAGCAATTTGACGTAGTTGTTAATATAGTGCATGGCAAAATCTCAAATACAACGGGCGGTTCGTTTGGTACATTGTTTATTCATATCGATGGCGAGCCAAAAGCAGTCGCGGAAGCATTAAGCTTTTTAGCAAAGCAAGAAATTCAGGCGGAGGTGATTGAGCATGTTTAA
- a CDS encoding thiol reductase thioredoxin produces the protein MEQWTKQQWEQNVQQYDQTAFFLYTPMCGTCEVSEKMLEVIEKLLPDLQLGMANINYLGDLPYELKIESVPCLIVSDNGELTNKIYAFKSVPFLYEILKK, from the coding sequence ATGGAACAATGGACGAAACAGCAATGGGAACAAAACGTACAACAATATGATCAGACAGCATTTTTCCTATATACGCCTATGTGCGGCACATGTGAAGTATCGGAAAAAATGTTGGAAGTAATTGAGAAATTACTACCAGATCTCCAGCTTGGTATGGCAAATATCAATTATTTAGGGGATTTACCTTATGAACTGAAAATTGAAAGTGTACCTTGTTTAATCGTTTCAGACAACGGGGAACTAACGAATAAAATTTATGCATTTAAATCCGTACCGTTTTTGTATGAAATATTAAAAAAGTAA